From Novosphingobium resinovorum, the proteins below share one genomic window:
- a CDS encoding Dyp-type peroxidase — translation MNGRREMKGLGTDVQALVGRGFGSLGGARYVLLQVAQPGAARAWLRSLAVTTLAEAEARRLERVCQLAFTAAGLRALGLPVDDVPGFAPEFLDGMAGDPSRSRRLGDVEESAPEYWRWGSGEAEPHVLLMLLAGEGDIAAWQDAILGAMPPDACTLLRVNDASGPVGREPFGFVDGVSQPEVDWEGTLRPGGAKDRDYRDRIALGEFLLGHGNEYGFVADHPVQRGIGRNGTYLVYRQLMQDVGGFWDWTARIAGRDGAVALAERMVGRGIDGQPLPELAAHGLNGFTFAGDPDGIACPVGAHVRRANPRSGDDPQGRRGFLRDVVSSLGFKGTAIHDAVASARFHRLLRRGRPYGAAPEPLAVIAGEAVAQECGLHFICLNASLARQFEFVQGSWIASPYFGGLSGEQDPLLGNRCPVRSGQVTDAFAWHDGDGNPRLVAGLPRFVTVLGGAYFFLPGIGGLARILEDAP, via the coding sequence ATGAACGGGCGCCGAGAGATGAAAGGGCTGGGCACCGACGTGCAGGCGCTCGTCGGGCGCGGGTTCGGGTCGCTCGGCGGCGCGCGCTATGTGCTGCTGCAGGTTGCGCAGCCGGGCGCGGCGCGGGCGTGGCTGCGCTCGCTGGCGGTGACGACGCTGGCCGAGGCGGAGGCGCGGCGACTGGAGCGGGTCTGCCAGCTGGCCTTCACGGCGGCGGGACTGCGGGCATTGGGCCTGCCGGTGGACGATGTGCCCGGCTTCGCGCCCGAGTTCCTCGACGGGATGGCGGGCGATCCCTCGCGCTCGCGGCGGCTGGGGGACGTGGAGGAAAGTGCGCCCGAATACTGGCGCTGGGGCAGCGGCGAGGCGGAGCCGCATGTGCTGCTGATGCTGTTGGCGGGGGAGGGGGACATTGCCGCGTGGCAGGATGCGATACTCGGCGCGATGCCGCCGGACGCCTGCACGCTCCTGCGTGTCAACGACGCGAGTGGACCGGTCGGGCGCGAGCCGTTCGGCTTCGTGGACGGTGTCTCGCAACCGGAGGTCGACTGGGAGGGCACGCTGAGACCCGGCGGGGCGAAGGACCGCGACTATCGCGATCGGATCGCGCTCGGCGAATTCCTGCTGGGGCATGGCAACGAGTACGGGTTCGTGGCGGATCATCCGGTGCAGCGGGGGATCGGGCGTAACGGGACGTACCTCGTCTATCGCCAGTTGATGCAGGACGTGGGCGGCTTCTGGGACTGGACCGCGCGGATTGCCGGCAGGGACGGGGCAGTCGCGCTGGCCGAGCGGATGGTGGGGCGCGGTATCGACGGGCAGCCGCTGCCGGAACTGGCCGCGCACGGGCTCAACGGCTTTACTTTCGCGGGCGACCCGGACGGGATTGCATGCCCGGTCGGCGCACACGTCCGCCGCGCCAATCCGCGCAGCGGCGACGATCCGCAAGGACGGCGCGGGTTCCTGCGCGATGTGGTTTCCTCGCTCGGGTTCAAGGGCACGGCCATCCATGACGCGGTGGCCTCGGCGCGGTTTCACCGGCTCCTGCGGCGGGGGCGGCCCTATGGCGCGGCGCCGGAGCCGCTTGCGGTGATCGCCGGAGAGGCGGTGGCGCAAGAGTGCGGGCTGCACTTCATCTGCCTCAACGCCAGCCTCGCGCGGCAGTTCGAATTCGTGCAGGGCAGCTGGATCGCCAGCCCCTACTTCGGCGGGCTTTCGGGCGAGCAGGACCCGCTGCTGGGCAACCGCTGTCCGGTCCGCAGCGGGCAGGTGACGGACGCCTTCGCGTGGCACGACGGGGATGGCAATCCGCGCCTCGTCGCCGGACTGCCGCGCTTCGTGACGGTGTTGGGCGGGGCGTACTTCTTCCTGCCGGGGATCGGCGGGCTGGCGCGGATACTCGAGGACGCGCCCTAA
- a CDS encoding kinase — protein MTPSAERVAGAARHWLEAPRHGPLILGLCGSQGSGKSTLAEALKSALEAEGRRVAVLSLDDLYLGRDARARLARTVHPLFATRGVPGTHDTARGVALIDAIRAGEPVTLPRFDKARDEPAPQGDGVPADLDLLIFEGWCVGARPQDAGALAVPVNALELEEDPQGTWRGHVNAALAGPYADLFARIDRLVLLAAPGFEVVRGWRGQQEDALRAREAEGTQVMDEAALDRFVQHYERLTRHILIEMPQRADLVLRLAADRSLVSAFQAERITACTAPARRRGAVASGPA, from the coding sequence TTGACCCCGTCGGCTGAACGCGTCGCCGGAGCAGCAAGGCACTGGCTGGAGGCGCCGCGCCACGGCCCGCTGATCCTCGGCTTGTGCGGTTCGCAAGGGTCGGGCAAATCGACGCTGGCCGAAGCACTGAAGTCCGCTCTGGAAGCGGAAGGGCGGCGGGTGGCGGTGCTCTCGCTCGACGATCTATACCTCGGCCGGGACGCGCGTGCGCGGCTTGCCCGCACCGTGCACCCTCTCTTCGCGACGCGCGGCGTTCCCGGTACGCACGATACGGCGCGCGGTGTCGCCCTGATCGACGCCATCCGCGCGGGAGAGCCCGTCACCCTGCCCCGCTTCGACAAGGCGCGGGACGAACCCGCGCCGCAAGGCGACGGCGTTCCCGCCGATCTCGACCTGCTGATCTTCGAAGGCTGGTGCGTGGGCGCTCGCCCGCAGGACGCCGGTGCGCTGGCCGTGCCGGTCAATGCCCTTGAGCTTGAGGAAGACCCGCAAGGCACGTGGCGCGGTCACGTCAATGCCGCGCTGGCCGGTCCCTACGCCGATCTTTTCGCGCGCATCGACCGCCTTGTGCTGCTCGCCGCGCCGGGCTTCGAGGTCGTGCGCGGCTGGCGCGGCCAGCAGGAGGACGCCCTGCGCGCCCGCGAAGCCGAGGGCACGCAGGTCATGGACGAGGCCGCGCTCGACCGCTTCGTCCAGCACTACGAACGGCTGACCCGGCACATCCTCATCGAAATGCCACAGCGCGCCGATCTGGTGCTGCGTCTGGCGGCCGATCGCAGCCTCGTGTCCGCCTTCCAGGCAGAACGCATCACCGCATGCACAGCCCCCGCGCGACGTCGGGGCGCAGTTGCCAGCGGCCCTGCTTGA
- a CDS encoding caspase family protein produces MAAAQKDWLAIEWVGNVPVKELTEQLKASAALSQRFHYLLFPDGSIRANRRLEPGQPVELLVLREGAEPGAEQLERIAALRDYFAAWNAAEDKASVVAPDWLPLAGEAPEARTRGGDTVAVSPWPVFVDPGPFTGAPEQLRELALHVVNLRKGVLSDDGIMATHETDLDRLVSAIVDKAKQGYRLMLYAHGGLTDERSGLAAAWAYHRWWMAHGIYPVFFIWETGGLETFWQIVEGDRRKGRSLSRDIYDYTTDPAVELIGGKVGTLLWDAMKDSARRSSDTGGGARLFAEKLAAAWKEPSAIFALGHSAGSIFHAYFLPVLCADKLRVKQMHLLAPAITNDLFAQTLGSLIGKKKIEEASLFAMTREAERADNCANIYRKSLLYLVSRAFEPKKETPILGMEDFIRTDPEVKRAFRDAVILSPTAPAAKPTMASGSRSHGGFDNDVATLENVLRRMLGLGDAGVVKPRFPAGEPRVGRAIVAANYYGMPAGLFEQPAEFVPVAPPPPQATTPVQLGGQKIALCIGNDAFPEGMRLYGCVNDANTWADTFRQQGYAATVLSDAGAGQIREALRGVLGKARAGDSVMIHISSHGTRVLDVDGDELQDKQFADDKDEALVALDWRDGGLIIDDEWPDLMKVADGVKVIRFHDFCHSGRSSRMMLGGRTDRRPRSVSLPDAIALKAYEARKAARGSRAAAASPSEIYGADLSYVTFCACLPEQSAMEEAGSGVFTRAATKILRGQGAGMTAQDVFAAIAREMAGEDQKPLLEGSALYSAQALFGLPA; encoded by the coding sequence ATGGCCGCTGCGCAGAAGGACTGGCTCGCGATCGAGTGGGTCGGCAATGTCCCGGTCAAGGAACTGACCGAGCAGTTGAAGGCTTCGGCCGCGCTCAGCCAGCGCTTCCACTACCTGCTGTTTCCCGACGGATCGATCCGCGCCAACCGCAGGCTGGAGCCCGGGCAGCCGGTCGAACTGCTGGTGCTGCGCGAGGGCGCGGAGCCGGGCGCGGAGCAACTGGAGCGGATCGCGGCCTTGCGGGATTACTTCGCGGCGTGGAACGCGGCCGAGGACAAGGCGAGTGTCGTGGCACCGGACTGGCTGCCCTTGGCCGGGGAAGCGCCCGAGGCCAGGACACGCGGTGGCGACACCGTGGCGGTGTCGCCCTGGCCGGTCTTCGTCGATCCCGGCCCGTTCACCGGCGCGCCCGAGCAGCTGCGCGAACTGGCGCTCCATGTCGTGAACTTGCGCAAGGGCGTGCTTTCTGACGACGGAATCATGGCGACGCACGAGACGGATCTCGACCGGCTCGTCAGCGCCATCGTCGACAAGGCGAAGCAGGGCTACAGGCTGATGCTCTACGCCCACGGCGGGCTGACCGACGAGCGCAGCGGCCTCGCGGCGGCATGGGCCTATCACCGCTGGTGGATGGCGCACGGCATCTACCCTGTCTTCTTCATCTGGGAGACCGGCGGGCTGGAGACCTTCTGGCAGATCGTCGAGGGCGACCGGCGCAAGGGCCGCTCCCTCTCGCGCGACATCTACGATTATACCACCGACCCGGCGGTGGAGCTGATCGGCGGCAAGGTCGGCACCTTGCTGTGGGACGCCATGAAGGACAGCGCCCGCCGCTCCAGCGACACCGGGGGCGGCGCGCGCCTCTTCGCAGAGAAGCTGGCGGCGGCATGGAAGGAGCCGAGTGCGATCTTCGCGCTGGGGCACAGTGCGGGCTCGATCTTCCATGCGTACTTCCTGCCGGTGCTTTGCGCCGACAAGCTGCGGGTGAAGCAGATGCACCTGCTGGCCCCGGCAATCACCAACGACCTGTTCGCGCAGACGCTCGGCAGCCTGATCGGCAAGAAGAAGATCGAGGAGGCGAGCCTCTTCGCGATGACGCGCGAAGCGGAGCGGGCGGACAACTGTGCCAATATCTACCGCAAGTCGCTGCTCTACCTCGTCAGCCGCGCGTTCGAGCCGAAGAAGGAGACGCCGATCCTGGGCATGGAAGACTTCATCCGCACCGACCCGGAGGTGAAGCGGGCTTTCCGCGACGCGGTGATCCTGTCTCCCACCGCGCCTGCCGCGAAGCCGACGATGGCCTCGGGCTCGCGCTCGCACGGCGGGTTCGACAACGACGTGGCGACGCTCGAGAACGTGCTGCGGCGGATGCTGGGGCTGGGCGATGCGGGCGTGGTCAAGCCGCGCTTTCCGGCGGGCGAGCCGCGCGTCGGCCGGGCGATCGTGGCGGCGAACTACTACGGCATGCCGGCGGGGCTGTTCGAGCAGCCTGCCGAGTTCGTGCCCGTCGCACCACCTCCGCCTCAGGCGACGACGCCGGTGCAGCTCGGTGGCCAGAAGATCGCGCTGTGCATCGGCAACGACGCGTTCCCTGAAGGCATGCGCCTCTACGGCTGCGTCAACGATGCGAACACCTGGGCCGATACGTTCCGCCAGCAAGGCTACGCCGCCACTGTGCTTTCCGATGCCGGGGCGGGACAGATCCGCGAGGCGCTGCGCGGGGTTCTCGGCAAAGCGCGCGCCGGGGACAGCGTGATGATCCATATCTCCTCCCACGGCACCCGCGTCCTCGACGTCGACGGGGACGAGTTGCAGGACAAGCAGTTCGCCGATGACAAGGACGAGGCGCTGGTGGCGCTCGACTGGCGTGACGGCGGGCTGATCATCGACGACGAATGGCCCGATCTGATGAAAGTGGCTGACGGCGTGAAGGTCATCCGCTTCCATGACTTCTGCCATTCCGGCCGGTCGAGCCGGATGATGCTCGGCGGGCGCACTGACCGTCGCCCACGCAGCGTCAGCCTGCCCGATGCGATCGCGCTCAAGGCTTACGAGGCGCGCAAAGCCGCGCGCGGAAGCCGGGCAGCGGCGGCCAGCCCTTCCGAGATCTACGGCGCGGACTTGTCCTATGTCACCTTCTGCGCCTGCCTGCCCGAGCAGTCGGCGATGGAGGAGGCTGGCTCGGGCGTATTCACCCGCGCGGCGACGAAGATCCTGCGCGGGCAGGGCGCCGGGATGACCGCGCAGGACGTCTTCGCCGCCATTGCCCGCGAGATGGCGGGCGAGGACCAGAAGCCGCTGCTCGAAGGCTCGGCGCTCTACAGCGCGCAGGCGCTGTTCGGCCTGCCCGCATGA
- a CDS encoding GMC family oxidoreductase produces the protein MPQPEHDYIVVGSGAAGGTVAARLAEAGMRVLVIEAGPDPFAGDERAQADYAVPAFHPFASENPEFAWDYRVRHFAAPAGDLVSYPRAGALGGCTAHNAMIFLVPPDSDWAHLATLTGDPGWSPEAMRRHRKVVEDCRHRPFWRLLARLGIDPTGHGWDGWLPVEKAAPMRAFRDAALIRSLLLATLVDVARGRNWLSRIGVFLRDWGDPNDDRRQDREQVCYTPLTTRGHARSGARERLEAVREAHPDRITILTDCLATRVLFDRSGVANGVAWLKGRHLHHASPKPRAEGEEGASFARREVILAGGAFATPQLLMLSGIGDASHLAKHGIACRKHLPQVGCNLQDRYEIGLVHRMAKPWRSLQGATFAPGDPLHRMWRKRRRGMYISNGAALAALRRSSTARDHAPDLFLMGLMARFKGYYPGYSAELWPGLDGFSWTVLKGQTGNRAGTVRLASADPRDPPRIDFAHFAQNGEADLTGLVEGLEMARALARPLIARGVIAEEELPGPHLTGAPLRDWVRANAWGHHACGSAAIGPVLDPSGRVHGIERLRVVDASIFPRIPGLFIAAPIYLAAEKLAADILRLNRES, from the coding sequence GTGCCGCAGCCCGAACACGACTACATCGTGGTGGGGTCGGGCGCGGCCGGAGGCACTGTCGCGGCGCGGCTTGCCGAAGCGGGAATGCGGGTGCTGGTGATCGAGGCTGGGCCGGACCCTTTCGCGGGAGACGAGCGGGCTCAGGCGGACTACGCGGTGCCCGCCTTCCATCCCTTCGCCTCGGAGAACCCCGAATTCGCGTGGGACTACCGCGTGCGGCATTTCGCCGCTCCTGCAGGCGACCTCGTCAGCTACCCCCGCGCCGGGGCGCTCGGGGGCTGCACGGCGCACAATGCGATGATCTTCCTGGTCCCGCCAGACAGCGACTGGGCGCATCTGGCCACCCTGACCGGCGATCCGGGCTGGTCGCCCGAAGCGATGCGCCGCCATCGCAAGGTGGTCGAGGACTGCCGCCACCGCCCGTTCTGGCGCCTGCTCGCCCGCCTCGGCATCGACCCGACCGGGCATGGCTGGGACGGCTGGCTGCCGGTCGAGAAGGCGGCGCCGATGCGCGCCTTTCGCGATGCGGCGCTGATCCGCTCGCTGCTGCTGGCGACGCTGGTGGACGTGGCACGGGGCCGAAACTGGCTCTCGCGCATCGGCGTGTTCCTGCGCGACTGGGGCGATCCCAACGACGACAGGCGGCAGGACCGCGAACAGGTCTGCTACACCCCGCTCACCACGCGCGGCCACGCCCGCAGCGGCGCGCGCGAGCGGCTGGAGGCCGTGCGCGAGGCTCACCCCGACCGCATCACCATCCTGACGGACTGCCTCGCTACCCGCGTCCTGTTCGACAGGAGCGGGGTCGCAAACGGCGTCGCATGGCTAAAAGGCCGCCACCTTCACCACGCCAGCCCGAAGCCCCGTGCAGAAGGCGAGGAAGGCGCCAGCTTCGCCCGGCGCGAGGTCATCCTCGCAGGCGGCGCCTTCGCCACGCCGCAACTGCTGATGCTATCGGGCATCGGCGACGCCAGCCATCTCGCCAAACACGGCATCGCCTGCCGCAAGCACCTGCCGCAAGTCGGATGCAACCTGCAGGACCGCTACGAGATCGGCCTCGTCCACCGCATGGCGAAACCATGGCGCTCGCTGCAGGGCGCGACCTTCGCCCCCGGTGACCCGCTGCACCGCATGTGGCGGAAGCGGCGGCGGGGGATGTACATCTCGAACGGCGCGGCGCTTGCCGCGCTGCGCCGCTCCAGCACTGCGCGGGACCACGCGCCCGACCTGTTCCTGATGGGGCTCATGGCGCGCTTTAAAGGGTACTATCCCGGCTATTCCGCCGAGCTTTGGCCGGGGCTCGACGGCTTCAGCTGGACCGTGCTCAAGGGCCAGACCGGCAACCGCGCAGGGACCGTGCGCCTTGCCTCCGCCGACCCGCGCGATCCGCCGCGTATCGACTTCGCCCACTTCGCGCAGAACGGGGAGGCCGACCTCACCGGCCTCGTCGAAGGACTGGAGATGGCCCGCGCCCTCGCCCGCCCGCTGATCGCGCGCGGGGTGATCGCCGAGGAGGAACTGCCCGGCCCTCACCTCACCGGCGCGCCCTTGCGCGACTGGGTTCGCGCCAACGCATGGGGACACCACGCCTGCGGCAGCGCGGCGATCGGGCCGGTGCTCGATCCCTCGGGCCGGGTCCACGGGATCGAGCGGCTGCGCGTGGTCGACGCCTCGATCTTCCCGCGCATCCCCGGCCTGTTCATCGCCGCGCCGATCTACCTCGCGGCCGAGAAACTGGCCGCCGACATCCTGCGCCTGAATAGGGAGAGCTGA
- a CDS encoding helix-turn-helix domain-containing protein, which translates to MFGADDTPIAFDSFNAEIVVDFDGGWSELRRLKWSRTLDATWHTDRRCYFLTLMLDGPVEVDRRNVALAQMAPYGGRRVRLVPPDQTIHSVSVADGEARAMRCFLEADLVESVCARPPSFEERAHLGSIDLSGGPLEWLLLRMYREMSNGEIGLRIALEGIAREIAVEIARAIEGRRAGTRRLSGGLAPWRMRLVLERIHAEGPLPNIIELAAICGLTSRHLGRAFHQETGRTLGRFIAAAMAERAGRMLEAGVPVGAVGAALGYSSSSSFAHAFARETGVLPSSIRDGHRHRGSRTS; encoded by the coding sequence TTGTTCGGCGCCGACGACACGCCCATCGCGTTCGACAGCTTCAACGCGGAGATCGTCGTCGATTTCGATGGCGGATGGTCGGAACTTCGACGCTTGAAATGGTCGCGTACCTTGGATGCCACCTGGCATACCGATAGACGGTGCTATTTCCTCACGCTGATGCTCGATGGCCCGGTCGAGGTGGATCGCCGGAACGTCGCGCTCGCTCAGATGGCTCCCTATGGGGGGCGGCGGGTCCGGTTGGTCCCGCCGGACCAGACGATCCACTCGGTAAGCGTCGCGGACGGCGAGGCGCGCGCCATGCGCTGTTTCCTCGAGGCGGACCTCGTTGAATCCGTCTGCGCGAGGCCGCCCAGTTTTGAGGAACGGGCACATCTCGGCTCCATCGACCTGAGCGGCGGTCCGCTGGAATGGCTACTGTTGCGTATGTACCGCGAGATGAGCAATGGAGAGATCGGGCTGCGGATCGCGCTGGAGGGCATCGCGCGTGAAATAGCGGTCGAGATCGCGCGCGCGATCGAGGGAAGGCGGGCTGGGACGCGCCGCCTTTCCGGGGGACTGGCGCCCTGGCGGATGCGCCTGGTGCTCGAACGGATCCATGCCGAAGGCCCGCTGCCGAATATCATCGAACTCGCCGCGATATGCGGGTTGACGTCCCGCCATCTGGGCCGGGCTTTCCATCAGGAGACCGGTCGGACGCTGGGCAGGTTCATCGCCGCCGCCATGGCCGAGCGGGCCGGCAGGATGCTGGAGGCGGGGGTTCCGGTCGGCGCTGTCGGGGCGGCGCTGGGCTATTCGAGTTCGAGCAGCTTTGCGCATGCGTTTGCGCGGGAGACAGGCGTGTTGCCGTCGAGCATTCGCGACGGTCATCGGCACAGAGGGAGCCGAACATCTTAG
- a CDS encoding TIGR03032 family protein has product MAAIQTTTGRASAPGAEAATLAPGATNIAVSRGFNAWLRTHRVSLAFTSYQTGQLFLVGAHANGTVSFNQQSFSRAMGVCWRPGRLYLGSLSQLWRLENMLRPGELGNKAFDAVLVPRNAQTIGDLDIHEVGADRDGRVIFVNTKYSCLATLDLTHSFRPIWKPAFISKLAPEDRCHLNGMAMADGEVRYVTAVSRSDVLSGWRERRHEGGVLIDVRDDRIVTDQLSMPHSPRVVGEQVYVLDSGRGQIVRIDPASGEKTDIAFCPGFLRGMAIHHGHAIVTLSKPRDGTFKGLLLDGELKKRDAEAWCGLMVVNLATGHIVEWVRLEGHITELFDVAAMPGVACPMSVGPQTEEIRSTITFDQL; this is encoded by the coding sequence ATGGCTGCGATCCAAACCACCACCGGCCGCGCGTCCGCCCCGGGAGCGGAAGCGGCTACGCTCGCACCCGGCGCCACCAACATCGCCGTCTCGCGCGGGTTCAACGCTTGGCTGCGCACGCACCGGGTGAGCCTGGCCTTCACCTCGTACCAGACCGGGCAACTGTTCCTCGTCGGTGCCCACGCCAATGGCACCGTCTCGTTCAACCAGCAGAGCTTCAGCCGCGCGATGGGCGTGTGCTGGCGGCCGGGGCGGCTCTACCTCGGCTCGCTGTCGCAGCTCTGGAGGCTGGAGAACATGCTGCGTCCCGGCGAACTGGGCAACAAGGCGTTCGACGCCGTGCTGGTCCCGCGCAATGCCCAGACCATCGGCGACCTCGATATCCATGAGGTCGGCGCGGACCGGGACGGCCGGGTGATCTTCGTCAACACCAAGTACAGCTGCCTCGCCACGCTGGACCTGACCCACAGCTTCAGGCCGATCTGGAAGCCGGCGTTCATCTCCAAGCTGGCGCCGGAGGACCGCTGCCACCTCAACGGCATGGCGATGGCGGACGGGGAAGTGCGCTACGTCACCGCCGTCAGCCGCTCCGATGTGCTCAGCGGGTGGCGCGAGCGGCGGCATGAGGGCGGGGTGCTGATCGACGTGCGCGACGACCGCATCGTCACCGACCAGCTTTCGATGCCGCATTCCCCGCGCGTGGTCGGCGAACAAGTCTACGTGCTCGACAGCGGACGGGGCCAGATCGTGCGGATCGACCCCGCGAGCGGCGAGAAGACCGACATCGCGTTCTGCCCCGGCTTCCTGCGCGGCATGGCCATCCACCATGGCCATGCCATCGTCACACTCTCGAAGCCGCGCGACGGCACTTTCAAGGGCCTGTTGCTCGATGGCGAACTGAAGAAGCGCGATGCCGAGGCGTGGTGCGGCCTCATGGTCGTGAACCTCGCGACCGGCCACATCGTCGAATGGGTGCGCCTCGAAGGCCACATCACCGAGTTGTTCGATGTCGCCGCCATGCCCGGCGTGGCCTGCCCCATGTCGGTCGGCCCGCAGACCGAGGAAATCCGGAGCACGATCACCTTCGATCAGCTTTGA
- a CDS encoding SDR family NAD(P)-dependent oxidoreductase: MERQTEMDLTGKVAIITGASRGVGRQSALDFARRGARVVLAARTVDTSDTLPGSLGETMQEIEAFGGAALPVQTDLASEADLKKLVAAAVDRFGGVDILVNNAAATNGPIWSTRFLDLSREDWLYQFDVNVHAPFTLIQLVVPIMEKRGGGRIINLSTGSGEVFRMPEEPRKLDAVGEFSLAVPGYYSSKRALDRLGNCLAPELARKNIFIIGLHPGLVATELVAIRVREAGLDDSVAVSMTVPARMIVYFSACENPAEYTGRLFWAERELADMAIPLDGIAQPFVNTGSTPAA, encoded by the coding sequence ATGGAACGCCAAACAGAGATGGATCTGACCGGCAAGGTTGCGATCATCACGGGTGCTAGCCGCGGGGTAGGGCGGCAGTCCGCACTGGACTTCGCGCGGCGGGGAGCCAGGGTGGTGCTGGCCGCGCGGACGGTCGATACCAGCGACACGCTGCCCGGCAGCCTTGGCGAGACCATGCAGGAAATAGAGGCCTTCGGCGGAGCGGCGCTGCCCGTACAGACCGATCTCGCCAGCGAAGCCGATCTCAAGAAGCTGGTGGCGGCGGCGGTGGACCGCTTTGGCGGCGTGGACATATTGGTCAACAATGCCGCTGCCACCAACGGGCCGATCTGGAGCACCCGCTTCCTGGACCTGAGCCGCGAGGATTGGCTCTATCAGTTCGATGTCAACGTCCATGCGCCGTTCACGCTGATCCAACTGGTCGTCCCGATCATGGAAAAGCGCGGCGGTGGCCGGATCATCAATCTCTCCACCGGCAGCGGCGAAGTCTTCCGGATGCCGGAGGAGCCGCGCAAACTGGACGCTGTCGGCGAATTCAGCCTCGCCGTGCCCGGCTATTATTCGAGCAAGCGGGCGCTCGATCGGCTCGGGAACTGCCTTGCGCCCGAACTGGCGCGGAAAAATATCTTCATCATCGGCCTCCACCCAGGTCTTGTCGCGACCGAGCTGGTCGCCATCCGCGTGCGGGAAGCCGGATTGGACGACAGCGTGGCAGTGTCGATGACGGTTCCCGCCCGAATGATCGTCTATTTTTCCGCCTGCGAAAATCCGGCCGAATATACGGGCAGGTTGTTCTGGGCCGAGCGCGAACTGGCCGACATGGCGATTCCATTGGACGGTATCGCCCAGCCTTTCGTGAACACCGGATCGACACCGGCCGCTTAA